A region of Paraburkholderia sp. BL23I1N1 DNA encodes the following proteins:
- a CDS encoding FAD-binding protein: MRSPTSAEQGSATPVDMPLVVDDPACVRWDDVCDVLVAGFGAAGACAALEAAAAGAKVRIVERFEGGGASAKSGGVVYAGGGTRYQIEAGYSDTPEAMFAYLQQEVGDAVSAATLRRFCAGSADMLHWLERLGVRFAASVPPRKTSYPQNRYYLYYSGNEAAGDAVREHAPAPRGHRVVGDGMSGRVLYDTLRRAVKAQPLVDTMCQASVRRLVTDRSGRVIGAQIWQVAPGGAQRSHRRLARWAERLHNGIPAWADRLRAALYRVEQSEGRLITIKADAVVLSTGGFIFNRSMVAHYAPRYLPNWRLGTTGCDGSGIRLGLSAGAMAQRLERVSAWRFINPPYAWAQGCVVDRYGERFCNEEVYGAALGHAMCETREGHVWLILDARLVKLALTECLRGKLWAFQSVPAMLLMLAGRKRARSPADLAARIGCDPAVLERTINAYNLGALNGIDRAFGKSAAMLQPLMQGPYYAIDISSDSRVFPCPSITLGGLRVDETSNAVLSAQGSPIEGLFAAGRAACGLASNHYVSGLSLADCIWSGRQAGRAAAGVVLANAAHSLTETD; this comes from the coding sequence ATGCGAAGCCCAACGTCCGCAGAGCAGGGATCGGCCACGCCGGTCGACATGCCGCTCGTCGTCGACGATCCTGCCTGCGTGCGCTGGGACGACGTCTGCGACGTACTGGTGGCGGGCTTCGGCGCGGCGGGCGCGTGTGCCGCGCTGGAAGCCGCGGCGGCCGGCGCGAAAGTGCGGATCGTCGAGCGATTCGAGGGCGGCGGCGCGAGCGCGAAAAGCGGCGGCGTGGTCTACGCAGGCGGTGGCACACGCTATCAGATCGAAGCGGGCTACAGCGACACGCCCGAGGCAATGTTCGCGTACCTGCAGCAGGAAGTGGGCGACGCGGTGTCCGCGGCGACGCTCAGACGTTTTTGCGCAGGCAGCGCCGACATGTTGCACTGGCTCGAACGCCTCGGCGTGCGCTTTGCCGCGTCGGTGCCGCCGCGCAAGACGTCGTATCCGCAGAACCGCTACTACCTGTATTACTCGGGCAACGAGGCGGCGGGCGACGCCGTGCGCGAACACGCGCCGGCACCGCGCGGGCATCGGGTGGTCGGCGACGGCATGTCGGGGCGCGTGCTGTACGACACGCTGCGGCGCGCGGTGAAGGCGCAGCCCCTCGTCGACACGATGTGCCAGGCAAGCGTACGCAGATTGGTCACCGATCGCAGCGGGCGCGTGATCGGCGCTCAAATCTGGCAGGTGGCGCCGGGCGGTGCGCAGCGCAGCCATCGGCGGCTCGCTCGCTGGGCTGAGCGCCTGCATAACGGCATACCGGCATGGGCCGACCGGTTGCGCGCCGCGCTGTATCGGGTCGAACAGAGCGAAGGCCGGCTCATCACGATCAAGGCCGACGCGGTGGTATTGAGCACCGGCGGCTTCATCTTCAACCGGTCGATGGTGGCGCACTACGCGCCACGTTATCTGCCGAACTGGCGTCTTGGCACCACCGGTTGCGACGGTTCAGGCATCCGGCTTGGCTTATCTGCCGGTGCCATGGCGCAGCGGCTCGAACGTGTATCCGCGTGGCGCTTCATCAATCCGCCTTATGCATGGGCGCAAGGCTGCGTTGTGGATCGCTACGGCGAGCGCTTTTGCAACGAGGAAGTCTATGGCGCCGCGCTCGGCCACGCGATGTGTGAAACCCGCGAAGGGCACGTCTGGCTGATTCTCGATGCGCGGCTCGTCAAGCTCGCGCTCACGGAATGTTTGCGCGGCAAGCTGTGGGCGTTCCAGAGCGTGCCCGCGATGCTGTTGATGCTGGCCGGCCGCAAACGCGCACGCTCGCCGGCTGATCTGGCGGCACGCATCGGCTGCGATCCGGCCGTGCTCGAGCGGACCATCAATGCTTACAACCTGGGCGCGCTCAACGGCATCGACCGTGCGTTCGGAAAAAGCGCCGCGATGTTGCAGCCGCTCATGCAAGGCCCTTACTACGCGATCGATATTTCATCGGACAGCCGCGTGTTCCCGTGCCCATCGATCACGCTGGGCGGCTTGCGCGTCGACGAGACGAGCAACGCGGTGCTGTCGGCGCAGGGCTCGCCGATCGAGGGCTTGTTCGCCGCCGGCCGGGCCGCTTGCGGCCTCGCATCGAATCATTACGTGAGCGGCCTTTCGCTCGCGGACTGTATCTGGTCCGGCCGCCAGGCGGGCCGGGCCGCAGCGGGCGTGGTTCTCGCGAACGCCGCCCATTCCCTGACTGAAACTGACTGA
- a CDS encoding glucose 1-dehydrogenase produces MGDRLKGKIAVVTGAASGVGKQDALLFAREGARVVLTDVNEEAGREVAAQIGDAALFVRHDISSETGWNDVFGAAQTTFGTPDVLVNNAAVLLLGSIEDTTLEQWQRVLRINAEGYFLGCRTAVKAMKEKGGSIVNMSSVAALGGLGMFCAYSASKGAVTAMTRAIAAHCKQQGYKVRCNTIHPDGILTPMTAPFFGAAEETREALTRSVDPHSRMCLPEDIANLVLFLASDESRFINGSEYRIDNAQMIMGIA; encoded by the coding sequence ATGGGAGACAGACTCAAAGGCAAGATCGCCGTCGTGACGGGTGCTGCGAGCGGCGTCGGCAAACAGGATGCGTTGCTGTTCGCCCGTGAAGGCGCGCGTGTCGTGCTCACCGATGTCAACGAGGAAGCCGGCCGCGAAGTGGCCGCGCAGATCGGCGACGCCGCCCTGTTCGTGCGCCATGACATCTCGTCGGAAACAGGCTGGAACGATGTGTTCGGCGCCGCGCAAACGACGTTCGGCACGCCGGATGTGCTGGTCAACAACGCCGCGGTGCTGTTGCTCGGCAGCATTGAGGACACCACGCTCGAACAATGGCAGCGCGTACTGCGCATCAATGCAGAAGGCTATTTTCTCGGTTGCCGCACAGCGGTGAAGGCGATGAAAGAGAAGGGCGGTTCGATCGTCAACATGTCGTCGGTGGCGGCGTTGGGCGGACTCGGCATGTTCTGCGCCTATTCGGCCAGCAAGGGCGCGGTGACGGCAATGACGCGCGCGATCGCCGCGCACTGCAAGCAGCAGGGCTACAAGGTCCGCTGCAACACGATTCATCCGGACGGCATTCTCACGCCGATGACCGCGCCGTTCTTTGGTGCAGCCGAAGAAACCCGTGAGGCGCTCACGCGGTCGGTCGACCCGCATTCGCGCATGTGCTTGCCGGAAGACATCGCGAATCTGGTGCTGTTCCTTGCGTCCGACGAATCTCGCTTCATCAACGGCAGCGAGTATCGGATCGACAATGCGCAGATGATCATGGGCATCGCCTGA
- a CDS encoding flavin reductase family protein: MTELTSHPLRADMLLAMRRLARSVAVISCCDGERRYSMSVTAVDSLSTEPPSLLICINRTSSIFPPLDQGAAFCVNVLSAQHQHIAIDCSGRLKGEERFTTGNWQRSEHGVPYLHDAQASLICTQDGRFDYGTHAIFIGRVEQVLISGEVDPLVYVDGVYTTSTAPVRCAAA; this comes from the coding sequence ATGACCGAACTCACTTCTCACCCGTTGCGTGCCGACATGCTGCTGGCCATGCGCCGCCTCGCGCGCTCGGTCGCTGTCATCAGTTGCTGCGACGGCGAACGTCGTTATTCGATGTCGGTCACCGCGGTCGATTCGCTCTCGACCGAACCGCCCTCGCTGCTGATCTGCATTAACCGTACGTCGTCGATTTTTCCGCCGCTCGACCAAGGCGCGGCATTTTGCGTGAACGTGCTCTCGGCGCAGCATCAGCACATTGCGATCGATTGCAGCGGGCGCCTCAAAGGCGAAGAGCGCTTCACGACCGGTAACTGGCAGCGCTCGGAGCATGGCGTGCCGTATTTGCACGATGCACAGGCGAGCCTGATCTGCACGCAGGACGGCCGCTTCGATTACGGCACGCATGCGATCTTCATTGGCCGCGTCGAGCAGGTGCTGATCAGTGGCGAGGTCGATCCGCTCGTGTATGTGGACGGTGTTTACACAACTTCTACGGCGCCCGTGCGCTGCGCAGCGGCCTGA
- a CDS encoding acyl-CoA dehydrogenase family protein, giving the protein MHRDNDSNALAAELIARAEALAPVLAGRAAQAEANGRIPAETVADFQAAGFFKVLQPKRYGGYELDPQTFFEIQMAVARGCMSTAWVYGVVGVHNWQLALFDERAQQDVWGKDQSTLIASTYMPVGRVTPVEGGFRLSGHWKFSSGSELCDWVFLGALVPPAREGEPPEYRTFLLPKTDYTIEQDWDVLGLRATGSHDIVVNDVFVPDYRTHKAIDGMMGTSPGLAVNDAPLFHLPFAQIFVRAVCTACIGALEGALDDFTSYAATRISANSGAKTTDDTGAQTACANAAVAIDEMKVLLMRNFAELLAAAHGGPAVSIERRVHFRYQSAQVAERCAQAANALLRYAGGNGIYNRNPLVRCFLDLHAARAHYANNLDRFGQNLGAVMLGRPNTDFFV; this is encoded by the coding sequence GTGCATCGCGACAACGATTCGAACGCCCTTGCAGCCGAACTGATCGCCCGCGCCGAAGCGCTCGCGCCGGTCCTCGCCGGGCGCGCCGCGCAAGCCGAGGCGAACGGGCGGATTCCCGCTGAAACCGTGGCCGATTTTCAGGCGGCCGGTTTCTTCAAGGTGCTTCAGCCGAAGCGCTATGGCGGCTACGAACTCGATCCGCAAACCTTCTTCGAGATTCAGATGGCGGTGGCGCGCGGCTGTATGTCGACCGCCTGGGTGTACGGCGTGGTCGGCGTGCACAACTGGCAACTGGCACTGTTCGACGAGCGCGCGCAGCAGGACGTGTGGGGCAAGGATCAAAGCACGCTGATCGCGTCGACCTATATGCCGGTGGGCCGGGTGACGCCGGTTGAAGGCGGCTTCCGTCTGTCCGGGCACTGGAAATTTTCGAGTGGTAGCGAACTCTGCGATTGGGTCTTTCTCGGCGCGCTGGTGCCGCCGGCGAGAGAAGGCGAGCCGCCGGAATACCGTACCTTCCTGCTGCCGAAAACCGATTACACAATCGAACAGGATTGGGACGTGCTGGGCTTGCGCGCGACCGGCAGCCACGACATCGTGGTGAACGATGTATTCGTGCCGGACTATCGCACGCACAAGGCGATCGACGGCATGATGGGCACGAGCCCAGGTCTCGCGGTGAACGATGCGCCGCTGTTCCATCTGCCGTTTGCGCAGATCTTCGTGCGCGCGGTGTGCACGGCGTGCATCGGCGCACTGGAAGGCGCGCTGGATGACTTCACGTCCTACGCGGCCACGCGCATTAGCGCCAACAGCGGCGCGAAAACCACCGACGACACCGGCGCGCAAACCGCCTGCGCCAATGCGGCGGTCGCGATCGACGAAATGAAAGTGCTGCTGATGCGCAACTTCGCAGAACTGCTCGCGGCGGCCCATGGCGGCCCGGCGGTATCGATCGAACGGCGCGTGCACTTCCGTTATCAATCCGCGCAAGTGGCCGAACGCTGCGCACAGGCCGCCAACGCGTTGCTGCGCTACGCGGGCGGCAACGGCATTTACAACCGCAATCCGTTGGTGCGGTGCTTTCTCGATCTGCACGCGGCGCGCGCGCACTACGCCAACAACCTCGATCGTTTCGGCCAGAATCTCGGCGCCGTGATGCTCGGACGCCCGAACACCGATTTCTTCGTCTGA
- a CDS encoding ferredoxin--NADP reductase codes for MADSRFHRLKVADVITESADARSFVFDLPQTLHDAFSYRPGQFLTLKVPCADAVVQRCYSLSSAPGIDRAPKITVKRVRDGRVSNWMCDSIQPGDELDVMAPAGVFTPRSLDGDLLLFAGGSGITPVLSILKSALVNGRGMLTLIYANRDAQSVIFSEELRQLGQRHAGRLRVIHWLDSVQGIPQQRHLEELARPWSTQECFICGPALFMENALAAMLALGLPRAKVHVERFASLPDLPAAPGVSGLPGTRGATDTTGATGAPEARTASAAPELPDVPSAADSTDTSSVTNAAIETVLDGNTFTFICESGETLLDAMLRADVPAPNSCRSGLCGACMCRVEAGSVNLNANHVLDAADLTDGWTLACSATPASATLRVVFPD; via the coding sequence ATGGCCGATTCGCGTTTTCACCGGCTCAAAGTGGCGGACGTGATCACGGAGAGCGCCGACGCGCGCTCTTTCGTGTTCGATCTGCCGCAGACGCTGCACGATGCCTTCAGCTATCGCCCGGGGCAGTTTCTCACGCTCAAGGTGCCTTGCGCGGATGCTGTCGTGCAGCGCTGTTATTCATTGTCGAGCGCGCCGGGCATCGACCGCGCGCCGAAGATCACCGTCAAGCGGGTACGCGACGGGCGCGTGTCGAACTGGATGTGCGACAGCATCCAGCCCGGTGACGAGCTCGACGTGATGGCGCCCGCCGGTGTGTTCACGCCGCGTTCGCTCGACGGCGATCTGCTTCTGTTCGCGGGCGGCAGCGGTATCACGCCGGTGCTGTCGATCCTCAAGTCCGCGTTGGTGAACGGGCGCGGCATGCTGACCCTGATCTACGCGAATCGGGACGCGCAGTCGGTGATTTTCAGCGAAGAATTGCGGCAGCTCGGGCAGCGGCACGCGGGACGATTGCGCGTGATTCACTGGCTCGATAGCGTGCAGGGCATTCCGCAGCAGCGTCATCTTGAAGAACTGGCGCGGCCGTGGAGCACGCAGGAATGCTTTATCTGCGGGCCCGCGCTGTTTATGGAGAATGCGTTGGCGGCAATGCTGGCGCTGGGGTTGCCGCGAGCGAAGGTGCATGTGGAGCGGTTTGCTTCGCTGCCGGATTTGCCGGCTGCGCCTGGCGTGAGCGGCCTGCCTGGCACGCGCGGAGCGACTGACACGACTGGAGCAACGGGCGCGCCGGAAGCGCGCACCGCATCCGCAGCACCAGAACTACCTGACGTACCCTCAGCCGCGGACTCGACCGATACAAGCTCCGTCACCAACGCTGCAATCGAAACCGTGCTCGATGGCAACACCTTCACCTTCATCTGCGAAAGCGGTGAAACCCTGCTCGACGCCATGCTGCGCGCCGACGTGCCCGCACCCAACTCGTGCCGCAGCGGTCTGTGCGGCGCCTGCATGTGCCGGGTCGAAGCCGGCAGCGTGAACCTGAACGCCAACCATGTGCTCGATGCGGCCGATCTGACGGACGGCTGGACGCTTGCCTGTAGTGCGACACCTGCCAGCGCGACGCTGCGCGTGGTTTTCCCCGACTAG
- a CDS encoding FadD3 family acyl-CoA ligase: MTLNHILTTPALIARGAARYGTRIAIETAQGDLSYAQLDAARIGAARALMSCGIQPGERIAIWAPNIAEWIVAALAIHSAGAALVPINTRMKGLEAAAILEDSGARLLFCCGTFLGDSYPAMLAAHRPATLERIVVFDGPATETESEASAHDETWDAFLLRAAGTSMDAFRAREAAVRPDTLMDIMFTSGTTGRPKGVMTTHGQNLHAVHDWAQIATLRESDRYLIVNPFFHAFGYKAGWLAAFASGATVLPHLVFNPERVLERIVSDRVSVLPGPPTLYHALLDMPDLATRDLSSLRVAVTGAAAIAPSLIERMRVQLGFETVLTGYGLTESCGFAALCRGGDDAETVAHTSGRAMPGVEIRIADSSGDAVATGETGEVLIRGYNVMQGYFGQQDATIDTIDDEGWLHTGDLGTLDERGYLRITDRIKDMFIVGGFNCYPAEIERLFSAHPAVAQVALVGVPDERLGEVGHAYVVLRSGEHASPEELTDWARKNMANYKVPRHLTLVDQLPVSAAGKVLKYRLREAVKSDVESSAENQEKSAENTAAS, from the coding sequence ATGACGCTCAACCACATCCTGACGACGCCCGCGCTGATCGCGCGCGGCGCCGCGCGCTACGGCACGCGCATCGCGATCGAAACAGCCCAGGGCGACCTGAGCTATGCGCAACTGGACGCGGCGCGGATCGGAGCGGCGCGCGCGTTGATGAGCTGCGGCATCCAGCCGGGCGAGCGTATCGCGATCTGGGCGCCGAACATAGCTGAATGGATCGTGGCGGCGCTCGCGATTCATAGCGCGGGAGCAGCGCTGGTGCCGATCAATACCCGCATGAAAGGCCTGGAAGCCGCGGCGATTCTTGAGGACAGCGGCGCGCGGCTGCTGTTCTGCTGCGGCACCTTCCTTGGCGATTCGTATCCGGCCATGCTGGCCGCACACCGTCCGGCGACGCTTGAACGCATCGTGGTGTTCGACGGCCCGGCAACAGAAACGGAATCGGAAGCGAGCGCCCACGACGAGACTTGGGACGCGTTCCTGCTGCGCGCGGCAGGCACCTCGATGGACGCGTTCCGTGCTCGCGAGGCGGCGGTGCGTCCCGACACGCTGATGGACATCATGTTCACGTCCGGCACGACGGGCCGTCCGAAAGGCGTCATGACCACGCACGGCCAGAATCTCCATGCGGTTCACGATTGGGCGCAGATCGCAACGCTGCGCGAAAGCGATCGCTATCTGATCGTCAACCCGTTCTTTCATGCGTTCGGCTACAAGGCTGGCTGGCTCGCGGCGTTCGCGAGCGGCGCGACCGTGCTGCCGCATCTCGTGTTCAACCCGGAGCGTGTGCTCGAACGCATCGTGAGTGACCGTGTGTCCGTCTTGCCGGGGCCGCCGACGCTGTATCACGCGCTGCTCGACATGCCGGACCTGGCCACGCGCGACCTGTCGTCGTTGCGCGTCGCGGTGACCGGCGCGGCGGCGATTGCGCCGAGTCTCATCGAAAGGATGCGCGTGCAACTGGGTTTCGAAACGGTGCTGACGGGCTATGGCCTCACGGAGTCATGCGGTTTTGCCGCGCTATGCCGCGGTGGCGACGACGCCGAAACCGTCGCTCACACCTCGGGCCGTGCAATGCCCGGCGTGGAGATTCGGATTGCCGACAGCAGCGGCGACGCGGTTGCCACCGGCGAGACCGGTGAAGTGCTGATTCGCGGCTACAACGTGATGCAAGGCTATTTTGGCCAGCAGGACGCCACCATCGACACCATCGACGATGAAGGCTGGCTCCATACCGGCGACCTCGGCACACTCGACGAACGCGGCTATCTGCGTATCACCGACCGTATCAAGGACATGTTCATCGTCGGCGGCTTCAATTGCTATCCGGCGGAGATCGAGCGGCTCTTCAGCGCGCATCCCGCGGTGGCGCAGGTCGCGCTGGTCGGCGTACCGGACGAACGGCTCGGCGAGGTGGGACATGCGTATGTGGTGCTGCGCTCGGGCGAGCACGCGAGCCCGGAAGAACTGACCGATTGGGCTCGCAAGAACATGGCGAACTACAAGGTGCCGCGGCATCTCACGCTAGTCGATCAGTTGCCTGTCAGCGCGGCGGGCAAGGTGCTCAAATACCGCTTGCGCGAGGCCGTCAAAAGTGACGTCGAAAGCAGCGCCGAAAACCAGGAAAAATCCGCTGAAAACACCGCCGCAAGCTAG
- a CDS encoding FAD-dependent oxidoreductase, translating to MSEQQPQNYVFDVVVVGSGAGGMLAACRAADRGLSVAVLEKSDVYGGTSAVSGGGIWIPCNHHIAELGATDTREAARTYLDACTKGVTASERIDAYLDAAPEMLRYVEANTPVRYEALPKYADYFQDLPGSMPGYRALDPLPVDGASLGAEFARLRLPSPGTLIGGRVAVTSKEAHVLLSKAPGYIALALKQFGRYWFDLRARSRSRRDRRLTLGNALAGGLRRALLDRDIPLWLNAPMSGLLEADGRVTGVVVERGGETVRVLAKRGVILAAGGFERNQAMRERYLPRPTQAQWSATPPNNTGDAIAVGQQLGAQIALMEHVWGAPTVHVDHEEKQRALFVERNLPGCMVVNGLGKRFVNEAAPYSEFVPAMYRDHAKTGACVPAWMVFDAQFRKKYPCGPIMPGAMMPDARIPAAFRSLLYKADSLEALAARIGVDAQGLRGTVEKMNRYAATGIDEEFAKGGNAFDTYYGDPSVQPNPCLAAIETGPFYAVRIDAGDIGTKGGLLTDSRARVLHGDGTPIAGLYAIGNTSASMMGASYPGAGSTLGPAMTFGYIAANHLADGGDDRDGNSSPSEPARAAGIELRGVTS from the coding sequence ATGAGCGAACAGCAACCGCAGAACTACGTGTTCGACGTCGTGGTGGTCGGCTCCGGCGCGGGCGGCATGCTGGCCGCCTGCCGCGCGGCCGATCGCGGCCTGTCCGTCGCCGTGCTCGAAAAGAGCGATGTGTACGGCGGGACCTCGGCGGTGTCGGGTGGCGGAATCTGGATTCCGTGCAACCACCATATCGCCGAACTGGGCGCCACGGATACGCGCGAGGCCGCACGAACCTACCTCGACGCCTGCACGAAAGGCGTGACCGCGAGCGAGCGGATCGACGCCTATCTTGACGCCGCGCCGGAGATGTTGCGCTATGTCGAGGCGAATACGCCGGTGCGTTATGAAGCGTTGCCGAAGTACGCGGACTACTTTCAGGATCTGCCTGGATCGATGCCGGGTTACCGCGCGCTCGATCCCTTGCCGGTGGACGGTGCGTCGCTCGGTGCGGAATTCGCACGGTTGCGCCTGCCTTCACCCGGGACACTGATCGGCGGGCGGGTCGCGGTGACGTCGAAAGAGGCGCACGTGCTTCTGTCGAAAGCACCGGGCTATATCGCACTCGCGCTGAAGCAATTCGGCCGCTACTGGTTTGATCTGCGCGCACGCAGCCGCTCGCGGCGCGATCGCCGCCTGACGCTCGGCAATGCGTTGGCGGGTGGCCTGCGCCGTGCATTGCTCGATCGCGACATTCCGTTATGGCTCAACGCGCCGATGAGCGGATTGCTCGAAGCAGACGGACGCGTGACGGGTGTCGTGGTGGAGCGCGGGGGAGAGACAGTGCGTGTGCTCGCGAAGCGCGGCGTGATTCTCGCGGCCGGCGGTTTCGAACGCAATCAGGCGATGCGCGAACGCTATCTGCCGCGACCCACGCAAGCGCAGTGGAGCGCAACCCCGCCGAACAATACGGGTGACGCGATTGCAGTCGGCCAGCAATTGGGCGCCCAAATTGCATTGATGGAACACGTGTGGGGCGCGCCGACAGTTCACGTCGATCACGAGGAAAAGCAGCGTGCGCTGTTCGTCGAGCGAAATCTGCCGGGTTGCATGGTGGTCAACGGGCTCGGCAAGCGCTTCGTGAATGAGGCCGCGCCGTATTCGGAGTTCGTGCCGGCAATGTATCGCGACCATGCGAAAACCGGTGCGTGCGTACCGGCCTGGATGGTGTTCGACGCGCAGTTTCGCAAGAAGTATCCGTGCGGGCCGATCATGCCCGGCGCGATGATGCCGGACGCTCGCATCCCGGCGGCATTTCGTTCGTTGCTCTACAAGGCCGATTCGCTCGAAGCGTTGGCCGCGCGAATCGGTGTCGACGCGCAGGGCTTGCGCGGCACCGTGGAAAAAATGAATCGCTACGCCGCGACCGGTATCGACGAAGAATTCGCCAAGGGCGGCAATGCATTCGACACCTACTACGGCGACCCCAGCGTCCAACCAAATCCGTGTCTGGCGGCAATCGAGACTGGACCGTTCTACGCCGTGCGTATCGACGCGGGCGACATCGGCACCAAAGGCGGTTTGCTCACCGATTCGCGCGCCCGCGTCCTGCACGGCGACGGCACGCCGATTGCCGGACTCTATGCGATCGGCAACACCAGCGCGTCGATGATGGGGGCGAGCTATCCCGGCGCTGGCTCGACGCTCGGCCCAGCCATGACCTTTGGTTACATTGCCGCGAATCATCTCGCCGACGGTGGCGATGATCGCGACGGCAACAGCAGTCCTTCAGAACCAGCACGCGCTGCCGGCATCGAACTTCGCGGAGTCACATCATGA
- a CDS encoding VOC family protein, with protein MIDVRALGYVVVQSADVGTWRGYAENVLGMQTQDATDGALYVKMDERDFRYLIVPGDADRYFASGWELADAAAFDDAIRTLEQAGVETIRASAKDAALRRVQAMAWCTDPSGNRHEFFWGVRADFRRFASPLGVSGFVTGAMGLGHAVLPAPHFDATDAFLRDVLGFELSDIFRVRFTDDPAEPEKRIHFLHCKNARHHSLAIMDLAVPSGCIHVMAEVNSMDEVGRALDRVATHGVKLSATLGRHCNDHMISFYMKTPGGFDLEYGYGGLTVDWAQHSVYEATRVSLWGHDFSVGFR; from the coding sequence ATGATCGATGTACGGGCTTTAGGCTACGTTGTCGTGCAGTCGGCGGATGTCGGCACATGGCGCGGCTACGCGGAAAACGTGCTGGGCATGCAGACGCAGGACGCCACGGACGGCGCGCTGTACGTGAAGATGGACGAGCGCGATTTCCGCTACCTGATCGTGCCTGGCGACGCCGATCGCTATTTCGCGTCGGGTTGGGAACTGGCCGACGCGGCCGCCTTCGACGACGCGATCCGCACCCTCGAGCAGGCCGGCGTGGAAACGATCCGCGCCAGCGCGAAAGACGCCGCGCTGCGCCGCGTGCAGGCGATGGCGTGGTGCACCGATCCGTCCGGCAACCGGCATGAGTTCTTCTGGGGCGTGCGCGCCGATTTCCGGCGTTTCGCTTCGCCGCTCGGCGTGAGCGGTTTCGTTACCGGCGCGATGGGTCTCGGTCACGCCGTGCTGCCCGCCCCGCATTTCGACGCCACCGACGCATTCCTGCGCGACGTGCTCGGCTTCGAACTCTCTGACATCTTCCGCGTGCGCTTCACCGACGATCCCGCCGAACCCGAGAAGCGCATCCACTTTCTGCATTGCAAGAACGCGCGCCATCACAGCCTCGCGATCATGGACCTCGCGGTGCCGTCCGGCTGCATCCACGTAATGGCCGAAGTGAACTCGATGGACGAAGTGGGCCGCGCGCTCGACCGGGTCGCCACGCACGGCGTGAAGCTCTCCGCCACGCTCGGCCGTCATTGCAACGACCACATGATTTCGTTCTACATGAAAACGCCGGGCGGCTTCGATCTCGAGTATGGCTACGGCGGCTTGACGGTCGATTGGGCGCAGCACAGCGTCTACGAGGCGACCCGCGTGAGCCTGTGGGGCCACGACTTCAGCGTTGGATTCCGTTAG